The genomic segment TATTCTTCCCACACATCACATACCCCAAAGTATCAACCTCAACTACTTCCGATTTGAGGAAAAGAATAAAGGACTTGGATTTATATTGTGTCTTCAGGATGTCGCAAAGAATTTAATTACTTTCAAAGTGGAGTTATTGTTACGTGGGTAAACAGaaaccaatttatgcacagcaactGCTCAAAAATAACAAATGAGATGGATGACTGATTCATTCATTCATTAGTGACTTTTGATTAAAGGGTGAGTGTTGACCAAGACACCAGCAGAGCTCTTTGCTTCTCTGCAAATTGTGCCAACAGAACCGGCAGGGCCTCAAGTTTAACATCTCAATTAAAAGACaagcactcccctcagtactatAATGAGGTGTTAACATGGATTACACACAAGTTGTGGAGTGCAGCTTAAAGCCAAAACTTCATCTCTCAGGCTGAGAGAGATTTAACAAGTGAGCCAAACTCTCCAAAATTCCAAAGTACAAATCAACAAAAATGGCAGGGCAATCAAATCTTCTAATTCTACATTAGATTTCTCTTACCCACTCAATGCATCAATACGTTGGCTTGGTGGTAGCTCTCTCACCTCGGAGACGGAAAGCTGCGGGTTCAAGTgctactccagaggcttgagcacataatctaggctgacagtttagcacagtactgaaggagtgctgcgctATCCAAGGTACCGTCTTTTGGaacagacattaaactgaggccctgtcttctctctcagGTCAGGGTAAAAGAATCCAATATCATCTGCTGAACAGGAGAGTTGGACTAAGATTCACCCCTCTACAACATCACTGAGACACATGGTCTGCTTATTATCTGACTGCAGTTTCTGGGACCTTGCCGTGCGTAAATTAGGTGGCAaatttcctacaatacaacacagtgacaacacttcaaaagaatTCGGTTTGTTATTCAGAGCTTCGGGGTATCCAGGCACGATATAATTGAAAGTCCTTCTTTTAGTGCCTCTAGACTATCTCATCACACTTCACATTACCTTACTAGCAACTTCTTCAAGAACAGCATCAGCAGTGACTTGAAAGCAGATACTCCAGGAGATAATGGTAAAACAGACAAACAGCATTAGCACCACAATCTTCCAGCTGGACCTGCAGTGTGGTCAGTAATACTTGCCTGCCAAAACTAAAGCAGGGCCAATATTGCTTACCAGTCTGTTCTGGCTCGCTCTTATCTTCATCTTCAATGTCaaactcagattctctctcttcaTATTCAACATTCTCGTCTAACTCTTTGAAGTCTGGAGCAAATGCACTCCAGTTTTCCTAAGAGGGAAGCAACCATCTTAGTCAAACAGGCTCCACCGGGAATACCAAGCTCCGAATATCCAAAACTGAAACAAAGGCTCACCTTCTCGGGTGCGAAAAGGAAGACTGACAGGTCTATATGGAAAAAataggtgagtgatgggagagaagggaaaggtgggagtggggggggggaagagaaggaagCGTTGCAGTCTTTTAATTGTGGGATAGACTCATCCCATTTTCTAGTCAGTCACTTCCAAAAAAGTTTGCCCTTATTCCCACTCAAACCGTTTTCACTGGTCACATTGCAAAGCAGAGATTAGTCTTACAGAAAGCTCCCAAACACCTTAATCATCCCAGAATTAGTCTGCCAGCAAAAACGCACCTCAGCTAGAAGGAAAGAACCTctctcctcctcaccactcattctccccaACGCCCACCTACCATCCCATCTCCTTCAACTTCAACTGGGACTACGGATACAGGGATTCCCTACAAGGGGAGCCTGCCTTCAGTTTATTgcgtcacccatttcctctcttcAGCCCCCAATCTCAGCCAGGACTGTCTAGGGAGACAGTGAGCTGATAGGAAGGCCACTGAGTTGTAAGTTAACTCAACTGTAAAATTGATCTTTGATGTTCCTCACTGGAAAAGAATAAAACAAGAATCAGAGGCCATATCAGACCCAGCAAATCCCACCTTCAGCTTTCAGACACTCCACACTGATTAGGTTTGGCTGTCGGCTGGTATTTGATTTTTCCCAAGCCATTCAGTCAAAGAATGAAAGTTGCCACAGAGTGAGCCAACAACATGTCTGGTAGAACAACACGTacattaaatatatatttttgtgtattaacatgcatacacacaaataATTTGCACAACTGcttttttcactgcccgtctcATTGAAAACCCTGGCTCAGGCAGGGGTTCTGGAGCCATACCTCACATGGAAGTCAAGACACCAAGTGTGGCCTACGCAGTTGGATACAATTCACCCTTCACCGGATGCATGCGCACTTCCCAGCATGGATCGCTATCAGGAATGGGAATTCTGGTATGGCTATCTATCATCTGGCAATGATTATTCAGATGGGTCACCCTACAGATCCTGGCTCCAAGAAGCTAAAATCAACCCTGGCACTTACCACTTGATTCTGAGCCCAAATGGACACGACTCCACTGGATATTGAGGCTATGATCGGTCGGACTGGGTGCCACTAAGAGGAAATTTTAAAGGGAAGAGAAAAGAAGTTAACCTTCATCTCAATTGCAACCATGTCTGAGTTTGAGTGGAATAAGGTCTATTCCAAAAATGAATTAAGAGTTAAATATTCAATGGGAAGCTATAATTTTAAACATGTTTACAGTACACACTGCCTAGCACTGTTGAAACACATATTGGGAATCTGACTGGAGTTGTCACTGGCCAAAGCATAGAGGGCTTGAAGTTATTCGAAGTTCCCTCAGCTCAGAAGCAACAGATCTTGTAATCTACTTTCCACAACCAAAGTTAGCTCCTCGAAAAGGTCACTTGCAGTTAACCAATATTGAAACATTTAGCTTTATTCCCACTGGGCCAATAGGGTTAGAGGAAGTTGGGTGGGAGTAAACCTGTCAGGATCATAAACCTTAGTCTGAGGTCTGAGGTAAAGTAGGGAATGAGAGACTGACGAGGATCGAGGTTCAGTGAGGTGCAGAAgtttgggaatgagagagaacttTTAAGTGCTAGGAGGATCGAGGAACAGGTTAAGGCTGAAGTACTGCTGTGTCAGGAACTTGCTGACAATTGTTAGCTAAGTTACAATTTACCTCTTTTTAGATTTACTGGTATGTGAATGTGGGGAACAAAAAGCCAAAATTCCCCATTCCCCATAATCTGAATATTTCCCAATTTTCTGCAAGAGAAGCAACCAGGAAGCTTGTGCACGAGGTTTCAGAAGCACATGATAAAAGGATCAAGGATGGCACAAGTGTTCTGGGCATTACAAGGGCTGACGATTAACCAAATAATCTCACAGGAAATGGCCAGCATCCCCAGCCAAAATGTGGAGTATATAAATAAAGTCAAGTTAGAAAAAGATTTGAGGGGCAATTTCAGGACACTACACGAAATAAGGGATTTGGCAGGACAGTGGAGTTGAGACAGATGATCAGAAATGATATGTTGAATGGAAGAGCAGACTACTGCTGATGGGTCATATGgcttaatcctgctcctatttcatttgATCTTAAACGTGGGAGCACTCTTATGGTCACTCAACCGGAATCAGGAGACCTCAGTAAGTTGGAATCTGTCAGCGATTAAGAATGCAACAAAACCAATTAGTCACAAATAGTCACTTACCGCTACATCCAACAACAGCTCTCCTCGGGTGCCATGTAGAATCTTCACCAGGTTTCCAATGCTCTTCTCCCAGATGTAAAGTGCATGCTGCCGTGCAGAACCAGCGCAAATGTACTCCCCATCACCAGAAAAACAACATTTCTTCCAGGGTGTCCTGAGATTAAAATAAACCACCAGGTCACATATTAAAAATAACCAACACAAAAATGGAAAGAATCTCTTTAACATGTATACCAGAATGAGATGTAAACATAAGTTATAGATTATACATCGCGCTCACCATACTAATGCCTTGTGATTTCTATAAACAAAAAGATTCAACTTACTGAATAAAATCAAGAGGTCTCTGCATTTTTCTATAATTAAACATAAGCAAAAGAAGCAATTTTGAAAGGTGCCATATCTGACGAGGATTCTTCGATGGAAAGCCATTAGAGAAGAACAAGCATTCTTCCACTTTTCATTAATCTCATGATCAACTGAATCAaccaaatttaaaaaatgaagatCTGACACCGTCAGGAAATTCCAGTCAGTCTCCTCAACCCCAACAATTTTCAATATGAAAATGGTCAAGGACTATAGCAACACATCCTGTTAACTACACTGCTATGTCTATATCATACATACAGTTATGCTGTTGTTAACTAGTCGACTATGCATCTCCAGTAGGGAGTTTAGTTAATTACCTACCTGTTCACCAAGTCTTGCAGCTTCTGCATTGGTTCAGGCTCCCCATCGCGCCCACATGTTAAAATCTCCCGGCCATCGTACACTCGAATGATTCTGTCTGCTGTGTTTATAAGGAAACAGCTACCAAGGTAAAGACAATGGTTTAGAGAAGGAGACTATGCCACTACATTGAGGCAGAAAGGAATTAATCAATGGCTCTCACTAGCATGGAAATAAAATGCAGTGAGATCTATTTAATGTTTGTTGGTTAGTGTTTAGAATCAAATTGAACCGTGCACAATAACATGCTTGAGGATGAAGTTTCTCACTTGTTTCATGTGGCTTTAAGTCAGGAGAGAAAAGAGGAATTACTAAAGCAGCTAACTGAATATTTTGGGGGACAGGGTGGGGGTAAATATTAGATCAATTTTACTGTATTCAAAGGGTAGACTGAAATACGTTTTCCAAACTTCATTGCATAATAAACAGTCTTTAtctctgcatttttttaaaacctcAAAAATATATGGAAAGGAAAGGAGGAAAGGTAAGAACAATGCTTTTGGTGTTTTTGAAGTTGAAGAATACTGTATCACTTACCCATTTTTTTTGCATTAAGAATGAGTATTAAAGGTACATAACATAGAGGGTATTTTACCCTCTGTCTCAGTGCATCTCCCACACCAGATACCCTGGTCATATTTTGGGGGAAGCTTCTAATGTGTCACAAGCCACAAGCCAAGTTCTGCTACTCTCTCATCCTCTTCTCGCCAAAGTCATTTAGCATTAAGACTCTTACAGCCAGCGTGGTTAGTCTGAGATGgttccaggggacagggatgtgtGGTAACCTAATATACCAACCAAATCCCCTGTACGTTCAACATGTAATCTACTTCTCAAATGAAAAAGGACAGATCCCTCTAAAcataaaaaaaagggatgaaacaTTGTTCTACACTTAATTACATGAACTGATATAATAGCAGCGCAGTTCCCTCAGCAGTTAAGGTAGAGAGTAGTTGAGcttaaataagaacagaaaattctggaaacactcagcaagtcaggctgcatcaggtgaaaggtcatcaacctgaaatgttaactctgtttctgtctccacagatgctgctagaccctgctgactatttccagcattttctgtttttatttcatgtgaGAGCTTAACTGGGCTTGCTGaacctccccctgccagcccacacAAATTCAACAACCATTGGAAAAGGTGCCAGGGAGTTCCCGACACCAACAAGCCTGCGCTCAAGCAAGGAATCAACTCATTTAGGGGGATGAGGAAACAGAGCTGGCACGAGGAGGAAATTAAAGCACAAATGAGAGGATTCTGCAGGGCAATATAAGTGGAGTTTATATGATGTGATATCTCTCCAGTGATCCCATTCTGATTATTGCCCAATCACTCAATACACTGAGGCGTTTGTATCAGATTCACACAGACATATGCCATTGATTCAAAGTAAAGCCCATTCTAAACTTCCTGTGAAACCTGAGAAACAGTAAATGCCTCACCTGCCTTTCCTCGCAAATTCAATAGATTTAATAGCGGTAGTGTTACTGGTGCCGGTTGTGACTCGGAATGAAGCCACCAGCTCCTGTGTATCAGTCTTTAGAACCAAGATCTGAAAATACAAGGCACGTTTTGGCATTACCAACAGATGTAGGAAAATTGAGTAACGATGCAGGAGTCAGCACAGTGACAAAGTGTCACAGCTCTCTCTGCCCATTGCACATGAATCACATAAATTTAGTaagtaggtacagcaagtgattaggaaggcaaatggaatgttggtgtttattgcaagaggaattgaatataaaagtagggaagttttaccacagctgtacagggccttggtgggtattgcgtgcagttttggacccttaatttaaaaaaaagacttccTTTAGAaggagttcagggaaggttcactgcactcattctgggatgaagggattaccATACGAAGAATAGTTGAACAGGTTAGACCTATaaccattgaagtttagaagaatgagaggtgaacttattgaaaggacctgatagggtggatacctggAGGGTGTTTCCTTGTGTGGGGGAggctaaaactaggggacatagtttaaaaataagaggtctcccttttaagacagagatgaggagaaactttttctcctaAAGGGTTGCTTGtgagtggaattctcttccccagaaagtagtggaggctgggtctttgaatttattcaaggcagagttagacagatttttataaGGCAAGGGCCTCGAGGATTATGGGATGCAGATAGGAAAGTggggctgagaccacaaccaggtcagccgtgatcttaccgtatggtggagcagactcaaagggtaAATGGCCGACTCATGCTCCTATGTTGTCATGTTGTTGTGGTAGgcaatatcaccagtgataaatAGAAAAACTGCAAACACAGGGCAGGTCAGCCAACTGTAAAAACAAAAGACGGGACCAACTCTGCTCTGACAAAAGGTCTAAACCCAAACGCCAAGAGCTTTTCATTTCAGGAAGAGGACATGCCCATGCTCAATAACAACATCACAACTAGGCTCGGAGTCTACGGGGTAGGGAAATAAATTTGACAAAAACTATTCAGGATTTCCAATCCTGACCATCACTGGCACATTCTAGGAAATGCACAGGGACAGGATAAGGATCGTGCCTTCTgagtctctatttctctctccaatatTAGTAAATAGGCAGTCATTGTTCAGCCTTTCACATCACTGAAGGATACACCTAgggcacatcactgcaggacttctgccatctgtggaactgtaccccagccacAAGGAGGCTCAGCAATGGGGAAAAAAAGCGTTGGATTTGATTACATCAAAATCTTGGTCCTTAATAGTATGGAGACCACAGTACACCAATAGATATAGCCAGTTGTGACAAAACGTTGGATCTTTATGACTTTAGCTCCTATACATTAGGTGAcattgaagaaagagaaaaaatagaccttttaaaaaaaagatttgtttatttaattaaaaaaaattaaggttGGGGAAAATTAACTTTTTCCTTTACAAATACATTGAGAATCGACACATCTGATCTGCCACCGATAAAACTGGAAAATTGAAGCAAAAGAAAAACCAAGGCTTTAATGCTCACCTTTCCCTTGGCATTCCCTGTATAAATATACTCTCCCCGTCGGTCAAAAGATGCCACAACATTAAGATCAGAATCATCATCTACAGGTAGAACTACGTgcttagagtcagagagagtTAACAACACCGGAGCACATTTCATTGGGCAGACCAGGACCCTGTTCCTGTTGATACAGagcaaatacaaataaataaCAAATACATCAACTAAGGGCAAGCCCTTCATTATTAAACAGAGATAACCCATGATCAGCCCTCAGAAGCCAAGTAGGAgatacccaacacacacaaagcTATTGAAGGTAATGTCATATGTATTCATATCATTGGTGTAAGGGATGATTATAAACTTTCATTCCAGCAGACCAGTTAACATCTTCAGATATTAAATACCATTCCCACTTTATTGGACAACAGGAGCTGGCAATGGTTCTGCTGTTATTTATACCTCCTCTAGAGCCATCTTTTGTATCTTTACATCtcctttttgccttgcaccattatCTCATTTGTTCCTACCTGGACCCAACCACAGACCTTTCTCTTTGTTCTTTCCTCTGCCCCTTTAGCCCTTCCTCTGTATTTGGCAATAAACAATTAAATCTTTAACCTCCTCTAGTTCTGACAGAAGATCATAgacctgaaaccttaactctgcttctctcttcacagatgctgcctgacctgctgagtatttccagtattttggcttctaattcagattttcagcatccgcaatattttgcttttgacctGCAGTAATTGTGCGATTCCGAGCACAAAGTTTCTAATAACGTCGAAGAAGCTGAACAGAGGCCAGGCACGTCCCTGCTGGGTGACAGTAAGCTCAGAGCAGCAATTGTGGAGGTTCCCACTTACTGTCCTCCATAAAGGAATAACGTGCAAAAGAAGCAGAAAATAAACCTCCCTTTAAAATATGCAAGGGAACAAACAAAAAAGGAAACCATTGACTTAAAGCTCTCGGTATAATTTGTGTTCATCACTAGTTCAGCCTGGGGAATGGCGGACTTTCTGATGCTCACTCAGAAGCTAAGGGCTGTTAAACTTCCCAACAATCTATGCCAATAGAGCAACTCAGCCACAAGAAAGCCTTCTAGTGTGTGAAAGGGACATTTCCCATTAACCATTGCCACCCCATGGTTCAATTTAAGTGCAAATCAGGGTCACGTTGGTCCCATGCCCACCTGAGACTGGGCTAAGATTGCCCAACCTCATGTCATGTAGGAAAGAGTGCCTTTAAAATTCCTAAGTTTTCACATTTCAGAGAGGAATATAAATAGAAAAATTAGAAAGGCATTTCACCCATCTTACTTTCATAGTCCCAAGGAAGTCTTTTGGACCGGAGATCTGAAATTTTCTACTTTCCAGGCAATTTCATTGTAAGTCCATCCAAACTCTTGAAATACTTACTGATCTCTGGGATGGAACTGCACTTTGAGAACTGGTGATGGAAAACGGAACCTCTGGTCACAGTCTCCGGACAGAACATCCCACAGTGACACGATGTTATCAGTTGAAGCACTGACTAGTTTATGCCCATCTCGACTCCAActgtaaaacagaaaaaaaataagtgatttaattttaaaaatgtattcttccATTGGGCatagcatcgctggctgggccagcatttgttgcccatccctaattgccctggaaaaggcggtggtgagctgccttcttaaaccactgcagtccatgtggtgtaggtgcacccaaagtgctgttagggagggagttccgggattttgaaccagcgacagtagagcaacagcgat from the Carcharodon carcharias isolate sCarCar2 chromosome 9, sCarCar2.pri, whole genome shotgun sequence genome contains:
- the rbbp5 gene encoding retinoblastoma-binding protein 5 isoform X1, with amino-acid sequence MLPWQAPQLPESFGQNYPEEADGTLDCISMALTCTFNRWGTLLAVGCNDGRIVIWDFLTRGIAKIISAHIHPVCSLCWSRDGHKLVSASTDNIVSLWDVLSGDCDQRFRFPSPVLKVQFHPRDQNRVLVCPMKCAPVLLTLSDSKHVVLPVDDDSDLNVVASFDRRGEYIYTGNAKGKILVLKTDTQELVASFRVTTGTSNTTAIKSIEFARKGSCFLINTADRIIRVYDGREILTCGRDGEPEPMQKLQDLVNRTPWKKCCFSGDGEYICAGSARQHALYIWEKSIGNLVKILHGTRGELLLDVAWHPVRPIIASISSGVVSIWAQNQVENWSAFAPDFKELDENVEYEERESEFDIEDEDKSEPEQTGGDAAEDEEVDVTSVDPIAAFCSSDEEFEDCKALLYLPISPEVEDPEENPYGPPPEAVQNSGTDDLSNPEKKRQASTDGSQPPKKKPKMTNIELQGVPCDEVHPLLGVKGDGKSKKKQAGRPKGTKGKEKDFIKSKAFKGDRGQPLEGAVKGKELAEVAEPPAGGGVISDLL
- the rbbp5 gene encoding retinoblastoma-binding protein 5 isoform X3 gives rise to the protein MLPWQAPQLPESFGQNYPEEADGTLDCISMALTCTFNRWGTLLAVGCNDGRIVIWDFLTRGIAKIISAHIHPVCSLCWSRDGHKLVSASTDNIVSLWDVLSGDCDQRFRFPSPVLKVQFHPRDQNRVLVCPMKCAPVLLTLSDSKHVVLPVDDDSDLNVVASFDRRGEYIYTGNAKGKILVLKTDTQELVASFRVTTGTSNTTAIKSIEFARKGSCFLINTADRIIRVYDGREILTCGRDGEPEPMQKLQDLVNRTPWKKCCFSGDGEYICAGSARQHALYIWEKSIGNLVKILHGTRGELLLDVAWHPVRPIIASISSGVVSIWAQNQVENWSAFAPDFKELDENVEYEERESEFDIEDEDKSEPEQTGGDAAEDEEVDVTSVDPIAAFCSSDEEFEDCKALLYLPISPEVEDPEENPYGPPPEAVQNSGTDDLSNPEKKRQASTDGSQPPKKKPKMTNIELQGVPCDEVHPLLGVKGDGKSKKKQAGRPKGTKGGGVISDLL
- the rbbp5 gene encoding retinoblastoma-binding protein 5 isoform X2 translates to MNLELLESFGQNYPEEADGTLDCISMALTCTFNRWGTLLAVGCNDGRIVIWDFLTRGIAKIISAHIHPVCSLCWSRDGHKLVSASTDNIVSLWDVLSGDCDQRFRFPSPVLKVQFHPRDQNRVLVCPMKCAPVLLTLSDSKHVVLPVDDDSDLNVVASFDRRGEYIYTGNAKGKILVLKTDTQELVASFRVTTGTSNTTAIKSIEFARKGSCFLINTADRIIRVYDGREILTCGRDGEPEPMQKLQDLVNRTPWKKCCFSGDGEYICAGSARQHALYIWEKSIGNLVKILHGTRGELLLDVAWHPVRPIIASISSGVVSIWAQNQVENWSAFAPDFKELDENVEYEERESEFDIEDEDKSEPEQTGGDAAEDEEVDVTSVDPIAAFCSSDEEFEDCKALLYLPISPEVEDPEENPYGPPPEAVQNSGTDDLSNPEKKRQASTDGSQPPKKKPKMTNIELQGVPCDEVHPLLGVKGDGKSKKKQAGRPKGTKGKEKDFIKSKAFKGDRGQPLEGAVKGKELAEVAEPPAGGGVISDLL
- the rbbp5 gene encoding retinoblastoma-binding protein 5 isoform X4, with the protein product MNLELLESFGQNYPEEADGTLDCISMALTCTFNRWGTLLAVGCNDGRIVIWDFLTRGIAKIISAHIHPVCSLCWSRDGHKLVSASTDNIVSLWDVLSGDCDQRFRFPSPVLKVQFHPRDQNRVLVCPMKCAPVLLTLSDSKHVVLPVDDDSDLNVVASFDRRGEYIYTGNAKGKILVLKTDTQELVASFRVTTGTSNTTAIKSIEFARKGSCFLINTADRIIRVYDGREILTCGRDGEPEPMQKLQDLVNRTPWKKCCFSGDGEYICAGSARQHALYIWEKSIGNLVKILHGTRGELLLDVAWHPVRPIIASISSGVVSIWAQNQVENWSAFAPDFKELDENVEYEERESEFDIEDEDKSEPEQTGGDAAEDEEVDVTSVDPIAAFCSSDEEFEDCKALLYLPISPEVEDPEENPYGPPPEAVQNSGTDDLSNPEKKRQASTDGSQPPKKKPKMTNIELQGVPCDEVHPLLGVKGDGKSKKKQAGRPKGTKGGGVISDLL